Proteins from a genomic interval of Pantoea deleyi:
- the aroP gene encoding aromatic amino acid transporter AroP, whose amino-acid sequence MEQQQGEALKRGLKNRHIQLIALGGAVGTGLFLGSASVIESAGPAVILGYAIAGFIAFLIMRQLGEMVVEEPVAGSFSHFAYKYWGNFAGFASGWNYWVLYVLVAMAELTAVGKYIQFWWPDFPTWASAAIFFVMINAINLTNVKVFGEMEFWFAIIKVLAVIGMILFGGWLLFSGHAGPQATVRNLWEQGGFFPHGIGGLVAVMAIIMFSFGGLELVGITAAEADNPEVSIPKATNQVLWRILIFYIGSLAVLLSLMPWNRVTSDVSPFVFIFHELGDAMVANALNVVILTAALSVYNSCVYCNSRMLFGLAQQGNAPKSLLKVDRRGVPVLTILVSAVATALCVLINYLMPGEAFGLLMSLVVSALVINWAMISLAHLKFRRKKDQQGVTTRFKALLYPVGNWICLVFMAAILVLMATTPGMAISVWLIPVWLVILAIGYFIKNKTQKA is encoded by the coding sequence ATGGAACAACAGCAAGGCGAAGCGCTGAAACGTGGTCTTAAGAACCGCCATATTCAGCTCATCGCGCTGGGTGGTGCAGTGGGAACCGGGCTGTTTCTGGGCAGCGCATCGGTTATCGAATCCGCCGGACCGGCCGTTATTCTGGGCTATGCGATCGCCGGTTTTATTGCCTTCTTAATCATGCGCCAGTTGGGCGAGATGGTGGTGGAAGAGCCGGTCGCCGGTAGCTTCAGCCACTTTGCGTATAAATACTGGGGCAACTTTGCCGGCTTCGCTTCGGGCTGGAACTACTGGGTACTTTACGTGCTGGTCGCGATGGCGGAACTGACCGCCGTGGGCAAATATATCCAGTTCTGGTGGCCCGATTTTCCGACCTGGGCCTCGGCCGCTATCTTCTTCGTCATGATCAACGCCATCAACCTGACCAACGTTAAGGTGTTCGGTGAGATGGAGTTCTGGTTTGCCATCATCAAGGTGCTGGCGGTGATCGGCATGATCCTGTTCGGTGGCTGGCTGCTGTTCAGCGGTCATGCGGGTCCGCAGGCGACCGTGCGCAACCTCTGGGAACAGGGCGGATTCTTCCCGCACGGCATCGGCGGACTGGTCGCCGTCATGGCGATTATTATGTTCTCCTTTGGCGGGCTGGAGCTGGTCGGGATCACTGCAGCCGAAGCTGACAATCCGGAAGTGAGCATTCCGAAAGCGACCAACCAGGTGCTGTGGCGCATCCTGATTTTCTACATTGGTTCGCTGGCCGTGCTGCTCTCCCTGATGCCGTGGAATCGCGTCACCTCTGACGTCAGCCCGTTCGTCTTTATTTTCCATGAGCTGGGCGATGCGATGGTGGCGAATGCGCTCAACGTCGTAATCCTGACGGCGGCGCTGTCGGTCTATAACAGCTGCGTCTACTGCAACAGCCGTATGCTGTTTGGTCTGGCTCAGCAGGGCAACGCGCCGAAATCGCTGCTGAAGGTCGACCGTCGCGGCGTGCCGGTACTCACGATTCTGGTTTCGGCCGTCGCCACGGCGCTCTGCGTGCTGATCAACTATCTGATGCCGGGCGAAGCCTTTGGTCTGCTGATGTCGCTGGTGGTCTCTGCGCTGGTGATTAACTGGGCGATGATCAGCCTGGCACACCTGAAGTTCCGTCGTAAGAAAGATCAGCAGGGTGTTACCACCCGCTTTAAAGCGCTGCTCTATCCGGTGGGGAACTGGATTTGCCTGGTCTTCATGGCCGCGATTCTGGTGCTGATGGCGACCACGCCGGGCATGGCAATCTCTGTCTGGCTGATTCCGGTCTGGCTGGTGATTCTGGCTATCGGTTACTTCATTAAGAACAAAACCCAGAAAGCCTGA
- the ppdD gene encoding prepilin peptidase-dependent pilin: protein MTNQRGFTLVELMIVVGIVAILSAIGLPAYQNYLQRAALTDMLQTMMPYKTAVELCAMEHGGPAQCQAGEAGIPAARGSRYVSALSVANGVITLTGQESLNGLSVEMVPIRDSSEGGISWQRSCTSSNSSLRDNCLAQFRFADKGAGDGEA from the coding sequence ATGACAAATCAACGTGGATTTACACTGGTAGAACTGATGATTGTGGTGGGGATTGTGGCGATCTTAAGCGCCATCGGCCTGCCTGCTTATCAGAACTATCTCCAGCGCGCAGCCCTGACCGACATGCTGCAGACGATGATGCCCTATAAAACGGCGGTCGAGCTGTGTGCGATGGAACATGGCGGCCCCGCACAGTGCCAGGCCGGAGAGGCGGGGATTCCTGCCGCGCGCGGCTCGCGCTATGTTTCCGCCCTCAGCGTGGCGAACGGGGTGATTACCCTGACCGGTCAGGAGAGTCTGAATGGCCTGAGCGTCGAAATGGTACCGATCCGGGACAGCAGCGAGGGCGGCATCAGCTGGCAGCGGAGCTGCACCAGCAGCAACAGCAGCCTGCGTGACAACTGTCTGGCGCAGTTCCGCTTCGCGGATAAAGGAGCCGGCGATGGCGAAGCCTGA
- a CDS encoding family 43 glycosylhydrolase, with the protein MMTAWPNPFITQRADPFILHHDQHYYFVASVPEYDRLEIRRATTLAGLRSAEAVEVWHKPESGPCSELIWAPELHVIDGQWVIYFAAAPTRDIKEGLFQHRMYALVCDAEDPLRGPWQPCRRVFSQFDSFSLDATHFVHQGKNWYLWAQKDPLIPGNSNLYLAELLNPWTLKGTPVMLSRPEYEWECAGFSVNEGPAAIRHGDRLFVTYSASATDENYCLGLLSIAADADPLDVSAWQKSARPVFVSSWDNHQYGPGHNSFTRDEEGRDVLVYHARNYTEIEGDPLWDPNRHTRLKYVHWRDDGTPDFGVPPADYTSVP; encoded by the coding sequence ATGATGACAGCCTGGCCAAATCCTTTTATTACGCAGCGCGCCGACCCTTTTATCCTGCACCATGACCAGCACTACTATTTCGTGGCCTCGGTCCCGGAGTATGACCGGCTTGAGATCCGCCGTGCCACCACGCTGGCAGGCCTGCGCAGCGCCGAGGCGGTGGAGGTCTGGCACAAACCGGAGAGCGGCCCCTGCAGCGAATTAATCTGGGCGCCCGAACTGCACGTTATTGACGGCCAGTGGGTGATCTATTTCGCAGCTGCCCCGACACGCGACATCAAAGAGGGGCTGTTTCAGCACCGGATGTATGCGCTGGTCTGTGACGCGGAAGATCCCCTGCGGGGACCCTGGCAGCCCTGCCGCCGGGTCTTCAGTCAGTTTGACAGCTTCTCGCTGGATGCCACGCACTTCGTTCATCAGGGCAAGAACTGGTATCTCTGGGCGCAGAAAGATCCCCTGATCCCCGGTAACTCCAACCTCTATCTGGCCGAATTACTCAATCCCTGGACGCTGAAAGGTACGCCGGTCATGCTGAGCCGGCCGGAGTATGAGTGGGAGTGCGCAGGGTTTAGCGTCAATGAGGGACCGGCGGCGATCCGTCACGGAGATCGGCTGTTTGTGACCTACTCCGCCAGCGCCACCGATGAGAATTACTGCCTGGGGCTTCTGTCGATTGCGGCTGATGCTGACCCGCTGGACGTTTCTGCCTGGCAGAAATCCGCCCGGCCGGTCTTTGTCTCCAGCTGGGACAACCACCAGTATGGACCGGGTCATAACAGCTTCACCCGCGATGAAGAGGGCCGTGACGTGCTGGTATATCACGCACGCAATTACACGGAAATTGAGGGCGATCCGCTCTGGGATCCGAACCGCCATACCCGCCTGAAATATGTTCACTGGCGGGACGATGGCACACCCGATTTTGGTGTGCCACCCGCCGATTACACCAGCGTGCCGTAA
- the ampD gene encoding 1,6-anhydro-N-acetylmuramyl-L-alanine amidase AmpD: MKIKQGWLTGVRHVPSTHCNERPDDEAPSLLVIHNISLPPGEFGGPWIDRLFTGTLPPDAHPYFADIAALKVAAHCLIRRDGEIVQYVSFDKRAWHAGVSQFRGRENCNDFSIGIELEGTDSEPYTGAQYRALQQVTQLLLQHYPLTPSRITGHSDIAPVRKTDPGPAFDWDYYRQLLTQPTS, from the coding sequence ATGAAAATCAAACAGGGCTGGCTGACCGGGGTGCGTCACGTGCCGTCAACACATTGCAACGAACGTCCTGACGATGAGGCGCCTTCGCTGCTGGTGATCCACAATATCAGCCTGCCACCGGGTGAATTTGGCGGGCCGTGGATCGATCGCCTGTTTACCGGCACACTGCCGCCTGATGCTCATCCCTATTTTGCGGATATCGCCGCCCTGAAAGTGGCGGCACACTGCCTGATTCGTCGTGACGGGGAGATTGTGCAGTATGTCTCTTTTGATAAACGCGCCTGGCATGCGGGTGTTTCTCAGTTTAGAGGACGTGAAAACTGTAACGACTTCTCCATCGGTATCGAGCTGGAAGGGACAGACAGCGAGCCTTATACCGGGGCGCAATATCGGGCCCTGCAGCAGGTAACGCAGTTACTGCTGCAGCACTATCCGTTAACGCCTTCACGTATCACGGGGCATAGCGACATCGCACCGGTACGCAAAACCGATCCCGGACCTGCTTTTGACTGGGACTACTACAGACAGCTGTTAACGCAGCCCACATCCTGA
- the pdhR gene encoding pyruvate dehydrogenase complex transcriptional repressor PdhR encodes MAYSKIRQPKLSDAIEQQLESLIMEGTLRPGEKLLPERELAKQFDVSRPSLREAIQRLEAKGLLLRRQGGGTFVQENLWQSMSDPLVELLADHPESQFDLLETRHALEGIAAYYAALRGTEEDLVRIRDCHLHIQQAQDSGDLDAEADAVMQYQIAVTEAAHNVVLLHLLRSMGPMLEQNVRQNFELLYSRREMLAKVSGHRARIFEAIVAREPEKAREASHRHLAFIEEILLDRSREQSRRERSLRRLQQRKE; translated from the coding sequence ATGGCTTACAGTAAGATTCGCCAACCCAAGCTCTCTGACGCGATCGAGCAACAGCTCGAATCCCTGATCATGGAAGGGACCCTGCGTCCGGGAGAGAAGCTGCTCCCTGAGCGCGAACTCGCCAAACAATTCGATGTCTCACGTCCATCTCTCCGTGAAGCGATCCAGCGGCTGGAAGCCAAAGGATTATTGCTGCGCCGACAGGGTGGCGGAACGTTTGTACAGGAGAATCTCTGGCAAAGCATGAGCGATCCACTCGTTGAGCTTCTCGCCGACCATCCGGAATCACAGTTTGACCTGCTGGAAACGCGCCATGCCCTGGAGGGTATCGCTGCCTATTACGCGGCACTGCGCGGCACGGAAGAGGACCTGGTGCGCATTCGCGACTGTCATCTCCACATCCAGCAGGCGCAGGACAGCGGCGATTTAGACGCCGAAGCGGACGCAGTGATGCAGTATCAGATCGCTGTCACAGAAGCGGCCCATAATGTTGTGCTTTTGCATTTGCTACGCTCAATGGGCCCTATGCTGGAACAAAACGTCCGTCAGAATTTCGAATTGCTCTACTCGCGCCGGGAAATGCTGGCGAAAGTGAGCGGTCACCGCGCCAGAATCTTTGAGGCGATTGTGGCCCGTGAGCCAGAAAAAGCGCGCGAGGCTTCACACCGTCACCTGGCGTTCATAGAGGAAATCTTGCTGGACAGAAGTCGGGAGCAGAGCCGTCGTGAACGCTCCCTGCGTCGTTTACAGCAACGTAAGGAATAA
- the nadC gene encoding carboxylating nicotinate-nucleotide diphosphorylase, with product MSSRGYDPDSRRQALIKRVESDIPDAVALALKEDLGGEIDADRDITAQLLPPDTHAHAQVITREDGVFCGKRWVEEVFIQLGAHASLNWHVEDGDAVKADQLLFEITGPARLLLTAERTALNFVQTLSGVATEVSRYVALLAGSQTQLLDTRKTLPGLRTALKYAVLCGGGQNHRLGLSDAYLIKENHIIASGSIQQAVERAQWLQPDVPVEVEVESLEELQQALEAGADIVMLDNFSLDDMRAAVALNQGRTWLEVSGNVTETTLPQIAQTGVDYVSVGALTKHVRALDLSMRFKQQ from the coding sequence ATGTCATCTCGTGGTTATGATCCGGACAGCCGCCGTCAGGCGTTGATTAAACGCGTTGAAAGTGACATCCCGGATGCCGTCGCGCTGGCACTGAAAGAGGATCTCGGCGGCGAGATCGACGCAGACCGTGACATTACCGCCCAGCTGCTGCCGCCCGACACGCACGCTCACGCGCAGGTGATCACCCGCGAAGACGGTGTTTTCTGTGGTAAACGCTGGGTGGAAGAGGTCTTTATCCAGCTTGGCGCCCACGCGTCCCTGAACTGGCATGTTGAAGATGGCGATGCGGTGAAAGCGGATCAGCTGCTGTTTGAGATCACCGGTCCGGCCCGACTGCTGCTGACCGCCGAGCGTACGGCGCTTAACTTCGTGCAGACGCTTTCAGGCGTGGCCACTGAGGTGAGCCGCTATGTGGCCCTGCTGGCGGGCAGCCAGACGCAGTTGCTCGACACGCGCAAAACCCTGCCCGGCCTGCGTACCGCGCTGAAATATGCCGTGCTGTGCGGCGGCGGGCAGAATCACCGCCTCGGCCTCTCCGATGCTTACCTGATCAAAGAAAATCATATTATCGCCAGTGGTTCGATCCAGCAGGCGGTGGAACGCGCGCAATGGCTGCAGCCCGACGTCCCGGTCGAGGTCGAGGTGGAGTCGCTGGAGGAGCTTCAGCAGGCGCTGGAGGCCGGTGCCGATATCGTTATGCTGGATAACTTCAGCCTGGACGACATGCGTGCTGCCGTCGCGCTCAACCAGGGCCGGACATGGCTGGAGGTCTCCGGTAACGTGACGGAAACCACTCTGCCGCAGATCGCTCAGACCGGCGTGGACTATGTGTCGGTGGGTGCGCTGACCAAGCATGTCAGGGCGCTGGATCTCTCTATGCGTTTTAAACAGCAGTAA
- the ampE gene encoding beta-lactamase regulator AmpE, translating to MTLFTLLLVLGWERLFKLGEHWQLDHRLEPIFRHRRHFSLVRTLLMAVLAMALTALVIWSLKGLLFGVLQLLFWIVSGLLCIGAGSVRQHYHHYLKAASHDDEAAHQAMAAELTLIHGVPVECSEREFLRELQNALIWINFRFYLAPMFWLVVGGPWGPVLLVGYAFLRAWQSWLAKQGTPMARAQSGVDAILHLLDWIPVRLAGVAYALLGHGEKALPAWFASLTDRHRSQYQVLTTLAQFSLSRDPHTDKVETPRVAVALAKRTSLVLVVAVALLTIYGTLV from the coding sequence ATGACGTTGTTTACCTTGTTGTTGGTTTTAGGCTGGGAGCGCCTGTTTAAGCTGGGCGAGCACTGGCAGCTCGACCATCGGCTGGAGCCGATTTTTCGCCATCGCCGTCATTTCTCGCTGGTGCGCACGTTGCTGATGGCCGTGCTGGCGATGGCGCTGACCGCGCTGGTGATCTGGAGCCTGAAAGGGCTGCTGTTCGGCGTGCTGCAGCTGCTGTTCTGGATCGTCTCCGGTCTGCTCTGCATCGGTGCCGGTTCGGTTCGTCAGCACTATCATCACTACCTGAAAGCCGCCAGTCATGATGACGAGGCGGCACATCAGGCGATGGCGGCCGAGCTGACGCTGATCCACGGTGTACCGGTGGAGTGCAGCGAGCGCGAATTTCTGCGCGAACTGCAGAACGCCCTGATCTGGATAAACTTCCGCTTCTATCTGGCCCCGATGTTCTGGCTGGTGGTGGGCGGGCCCTGGGGCCCGGTGCTGCTGGTGGGCTATGCGTTCCTGCGCGCCTGGCAAAGCTGGCTGGCAAAACAGGGTACGCCAATGGCGCGCGCGCAGTCCGGCGTGGATGCGATTCTGCACCTGCTCGACTGGATCCCGGTGCGGCTGGCGGGCGTGGCCTACGCGCTGCTGGGCCACGGCGAGAAAGCGCTGCCTGCCTGGTTTGCCTCGCTGACCGACCGTCATCGCTCCCAGTATCAGGTGCTGACGACGCTGGCCCAGTTCTCCCTGTCGCGCGATCCGCATACCGATAAAGTTGAAACGCCACGGGTGGCCGTGGCGTTAGCGAAGCGCACCTCACTGGTGCTGGTGGTCGCCGTTGCGTTGCTGACGATTTACGGCACGCTGGTGTAA
- the hofC gene encoding protein transport protein HofC, producing MDKTFLFRWQAVDSQGQLRSGQLLAIDSDNLLLMLAQRDLLPVSWKREKVWPRKAWKWQPRVDLFRQLATLLKAGLPLAESLALLAEGHPHPGWRALMRALHHRVLSGAPFSQALREWPQIFPALYPSLMEVGELTGQLDVCCSELARQQSRQQQLRQQVTKALRYPLFILLVAVAVSCGMLLFVLPEFVAVYDAFDAPLPAFTAAVMQVSAWLQAWGAVAACGISLLLIAWHQLRRRSAGWQRREQAIFLRIPLLSGLWRGAQLTQIYTILNLTQRAGLTLLQSLTAVEGTLSSRLWREAIAGLQQHIAQGNPLHQALIHHPLFTPLCSQLVRVGEEAGALDLMLARLAEWHETETRERAETLAASLEPMMMVVTGGIVGTLVIAMYLPVFGLGDAMQ from the coding sequence ATGGATAAGACATTCTTATTCCGCTGGCAGGCGGTAGACAGCCAGGGTCAGTTACGCAGTGGGCAGCTACTGGCGATCGACAGTGACAACCTGCTGCTGATGCTGGCACAGCGTGATCTTCTGCCGGTGAGCTGGAAGAGAGAGAAAGTCTGGCCCCGGAAGGCCTGGAAATGGCAGCCCAGGGTCGACCTGTTCAGGCAGCTGGCTACCCTGCTTAAAGCGGGCCTGCCGCTGGCAGAAAGCCTTGCTTTGCTGGCGGAAGGCCATCCGCATCCTGGCTGGCGGGCGCTGATGCGTGCGCTGCATCATCGGGTACTCAGCGGCGCGCCGTTTTCCCAGGCATTGCGGGAATGGCCGCAGATCTTTCCGGCGCTCTATCCTTCCCTGATGGAGGTCGGCGAGCTGACCGGTCAGCTGGATGTCTGTTGCAGTGAACTGGCCAGGCAGCAGAGCCGTCAGCAGCAGTTACGCCAGCAGGTCACGAAGGCGCTGCGCTATCCGCTGTTTATCCTGCTGGTGGCGGTGGCCGTCTCCTGCGGCATGCTGCTGTTTGTGCTGCCAGAGTTTGTCGCCGTGTATGACGCTTTCGATGCGCCGCTGCCTGCCTTTACGGCCGCGGTCATGCAGGTCTCTGCGTGGCTTCAGGCGTGGGGTGCGGTGGCCGCCTGCGGTATCTCGCTGTTGCTGATTGCCTGGCATCAGCTGCGACGGCGCTCTGCGGGCTGGCAACGCCGTGAGCAGGCTATCTTCCTGCGTATCCCGCTGCTGTCCGGGCTATGGCGCGGCGCACAACTGACGCAGATCTACACCATTCTTAACCTGACGCAGCGCGCAGGTTTAACGCTGTTGCAGAGTCTGACCGCCGTGGAAGGCACGCTCTCATCGCGGCTGTGGCGGGAGGCGATCGCCGGACTGCAGCAGCACATTGCTCAGGGAAACCCGCTGCATCAGGCACTGATCCATCATCCCCTGTTCACCCCGTTATGCAGTCAGCTGGTTCGGGTCGGCGAAGAGGCAGGTGCGCTGGATCTGATGCTGGCCCGTCTGGCGGAGTGGCACGAAACGGAAACCCGGGAACGCGCGGAGACGCTGGCGGCCTCGCTGGAACCGATGATGATGGTAGTGACGGGTGGCATTGTCGGTACGCTGGTGATAGCGATGTACCTGCCGGTCTTCGGGCTGGGCGATGCAATGCAGTAA
- a CDS encoding glycoside-pentoside-hexuronide (GPH):cation symporter, giving the protein MKPALLSFKEKLGYGMGDAGCNMIGGAIMLFLNYFYTDVFGLAPALVGTLLLSVRVLDAVTDPIMGAIADRTQSRWGRFRPWLLWVSVPYVLFSILMFTTPDWTYHNKVIWAFVTYFLMSLTYTAINIPYCSLGGVITNDPGERVSCQSYRFVMVGIATLILSMSLLPMAEWFGGADKARGYQMAMTVLATIGLAMFLFCFATVRERIHPAVPSNDDLKKDLRDVWKNDQWVRILLLTFCNVCPGFIRMAATMYYVTWVMGQSTHFATLFISLGVIGMMVGSTLAKLLTDRWCKLKVFFWTNIALALFSSGFYWIDPHATVMVVVAYFVLNILHQIPSPLHWSLMADVDDYGEWKTGKRITGISFSGNLFFLKVGLAVAGAMVGFLLSIYGYNAGAKQQSPEAINGIMLLFTVIPGVGYLITAGVVRLLKVDRKMMLTIQQDLALRRQNFRELHSVRLRDEAVTPTGEVK; this is encoded by the coding sequence ATGAAGCCCGCATTACTCTCATTTAAAGAAAAGCTGGGATATGGCATGGGCGATGCCGGATGCAACATGATTGGCGGCGCCATCATGCTGTTCCTGAACTACTTCTATACCGATGTTTTTGGCCTGGCCCCGGCGCTGGTGGGCACCCTGCTGCTGTCAGTCAGGGTACTGGATGCGGTGACCGACCCGATTATGGGCGCGATCGCCGACCGCACCCAGAGTCGCTGGGGACGTTTCCGCCCCTGGCTGCTGTGGGTTTCGGTGCCCTATGTGCTGTTCAGCATCCTGATGTTTACTACTCCCGACTGGACCTATCACAACAAGGTTATCTGGGCCTTCGTCACCTATTTCCTGATGTCGCTGACCTATACCGCCATCAACATTCCCTACTGCTCGCTGGGGGGCGTGATCACCAACGATCCCGGTGAGCGTGTCTCCTGCCAGTCGTACCGTTTTGTTATGGTGGGCATCGCCACGCTGATTCTCTCGATGTCACTGCTGCCGATGGCGGAATGGTTCGGCGGTGCCGATAAGGCCCGCGGTTATCAGATGGCGATGACGGTTCTCGCCACCATCGGACTGGCGATGTTTCTCTTCTGCTTTGCGACGGTGCGCGAACGTATCCATCCGGCCGTGCCGAGCAACGATGACCTGAAAAAGGATCTGCGCGACGTCTGGAAGAACGACCAGTGGGTGCGAATTCTGCTGCTGACCTTCTGCAACGTCTGCCCCGGCTTTATCCGCATGGCGGCCACCATGTATTACGTGACCTGGGTGATGGGCCAGTCAACGCACTTCGCCACGCTGTTTATCAGCCTGGGGGTGATTGGCATGATGGTCGGCAGCACGCTGGCGAAACTGCTCACCGATCGCTGGTGCAAACTCAAAGTCTTCTTCTGGACCAATATCGCGCTGGCGCTCTTCTCCAGCGGTTTCTACTGGATCGATCCTCACGCCACGGTGATGGTGGTCGTCGCCTATTTTGTACTGAATATCCTGCATCAGATCCCGTCACCGCTGCACTGGTCACTGATGGCCGATGTAGACGACTACGGCGAATGGAAAACCGGCAAACGCATCACCGGCATCAGCTTCTCCGGCAACCTCTTCTTCCTTAAGGTTGGCCTGGCCGTCGCCGGTGCGATGGTCGGCTTTCTGCTGTCGATCTACGGCTACAATGCGGGGGCAAAACAGCAGTCGCCGGAAGCCATTAACGGCATCATGCTGCTCTTCACCGTCATTCCGGGCGTCGGCTATCTGATTACCGCTGGTGTGGTCCGGCTGCTGAAGGTTGACCGCAAAATGATGCTGACCATCCAGCAGGATCTCGCTCTGCGCCGCCAGAACTTCCGTGAGTTGCACTCGGTTCGCCTGCGCGACGAAGCGGTCACCCCAACCGGAGAGGTAAAATGA
- the gspE gene encoding type II secretion system protein GspE yields the protein MAKPDAAIAALCQRYRAVVLHHDATDLRVAVAESAPPGLAEALHFASQCQIEIECWPQARLDQHQHADTALVAREASPAESAVEATQLILRQALERRASDIHIEPGREGLRVRLRIDGVLQPLSALPATPPAALLARLKILGGLDIAERRLPQDGQFSLEIAGKPASFRLATLPVCGGEKAVVRLLQSESAALSLDKLGLPAAQLRLFCAALAQPQGLILVTGPTGSGKTFTLYSALSALNTPEKNLCSVEDPVEIPLPGINQTQIHTKNGLDFNRVLRALLRQDPDVIMVGEIRDAETAEIAVKAAQTGHLVLSTLHTNSTADTLTRLRQMGIPGYLLGPALKLVVAQRLVRRLCPHCRQPAQAVAHYPPDLWPGTLQTWRAPGCDHCFSGYFGRLALFELLPINARLQNAIAADMPLESLLTLAKQQGLRTLLVSGLEAVSRGDTSLEEMQRVIGLDDG from the coding sequence ATGGCGAAGCCTGATGCCGCAATTGCGGCACTCTGTCAGCGCTATCGCGCTGTGGTTCTGCACCATGACGCCACCGATCTGCGCGTTGCGGTGGCTGAGAGCGCGCCGCCGGGCCTGGCTGAGGCTCTCCATTTTGCCAGCCAGTGCCAGATTGAGATCGAATGCTGGCCGCAGGCCCGGCTCGACCAGCATCAGCATGCAGATACCGCGCTGGTCGCGCGCGAAGCGTCACCGGCGGAGTCGGCGGTTGAGGCGACGCAGCTGATCCTGCGTCAGGCGCTGGAGCGTCGCGCCTCGGATATCCATATTGAGCCCGGCCGCGAGGGCCTGCGGGTAAGGCTGCGTATCGACGGCGTTCTGCAGCCTCTCTCCGCCCTGCCCGCCACTCCGCCTGCGGCGCTGCTGGCGCGTCTGAAGATCCTCGGCGGACTGGATATCGCCGAACGCCGGTTGCCGCAGGATGGTCAGTTCAGTCTGGAGATCGCCGGAAAACCGGCCTCCTTTCGCCTGGCTACGCTACCCGTCTGCGGCGGTGAAAAAGCCGTGGTCCGGCTGCTGCAGAGTGAAAGCGCAGCGCTGTCACTGGATAAGCTGGGCCTCCCCGCCGCCCAGCTTCGCCTGTTCTGCGCCGCGCTGGCCCAGCCACAGGGGCTGATACTGGTGACCGGCCCGACCGGCAGCGGCAAGACCTTTACGCTCTACAGCGCACTCAGCGCTCTGAATACCCCGGAGAAGAACCTCTGCAGCGTGGAGGATCCGGTCGAAATCCCGTTACCCGGCATCAACCAGACGCAGATCCATACCAAAAACGGTCTCGATTTTAACCGCGTGCTGCGGGCGCTGCTGAGACAGGATCCGGACGTGATCATGGTGGGCGAAATCCGGGATGCGGAAACGGCAGAAATTGCGGTGAAAGCCGCGCAGACCGGTCATCTGGTGCTGTCGACGCTGCATACGAACTCCACGGCCGACACCCTGACCCGGCTGCGCCAGATGGGCATCCCCGGCTATCTTCTGGGCCCGGCGCTAAAACTGGTTGTTGCTCAGCGTCTGGTCCGGCGCCTTTGCCCGCACTGCCGTCAGCCTGCTCAGGCCGTGGCGCACTATCCGCCCGATCTCTGGCCCGGCACGCTGCAGACCTGGCGCGCGCCCGGCTGCGATCACTGCTTTTCCGGCTATTTTGGCCGCCTGGCGCTGTTTGAACTGCTGCCGATTAATGCCCGGCTGCAAAATGCGATCGCCGCCGATATGCCGCTGGAGAGTCTGCTCACGCTGGCGAAACAGCAGGGCCTGCGTACCCTGCTGGTGTCTGGCCTGGAAGCGGTGAGCCGGGGCGATACCTCGCTGGAGGAGATGCAACGGGTGATCGGGCTGGACGATGGATAA